A single window of Nicotiana sylvestris chromosome 5, ASM39365v2, whole genome shotgun sequence DNA harbors:
- the LOC138869342 gene encoding uncharacterized protein — protein sequence MAEELKKLTSQVQGVEGDRGIEGLNYEDLCIQSNVEFPEGYKSPKFEIFDGTGDPRVHLRTYCDKLVGVGKDKKFRMKLFMRSLTGDALSWYISQNHKNWSNWVSMVSDFMDRFRFNTENAPNVFYIQNFKKKPIETFREYATRWRLAAKVRPSLDEEQMNKFFVRAQDPKYYERLMVVKNHKFSDIIKLGEKIEEGIKSGMAPIDIGVTTPVPFKVEVTPPATTFAPFKVEVVTPFTVTVSTTPPFNSKAIPWDYVVKARQKGKTKIEESDAA from the exons atggccgaagaactcaagaagttaacaagccaagttcaaggtgttgaaggcgatagaggaatagaaggtttaaactatgaagatTTATGCATACAGTCCAATGTGGAATTCCCAGAAGGGTACAAAtctcccaagttcgaaatattCGATGGAacaggtgatcctagggttcacctaaggacttactgtgacaagcttgtcggggttggaAAAGATAAAAAGTttcgaatgaagctctttatgaggagccttactggggacgcgttgtcttggtatatcagccagaatcaCAAGAAttggtcaaattgggtaagcatggtgtCAGATtttatggaccgattcaggttcaacacagaaaatgctcCTAacgtcttctacattcagaatttCAAGAAAAAACCCATTGAAACTttccgcgaatatgctactcgttggaggttagcagccaaggtcagacccTCTCtagacgaagaacagatgaataaattcttcgttagGGCACAAGATCCAAAATATTATGAGAGACTGATGGTCGtcaaaaatcataaattctctgatatcatcaagctcggggaaaagatcgaggaaggaatcaagagtggTATG GCACCTATTGACATTGGGGTAACTACACCAGTTCCATTCAAGGTGGAAGTAACTCCGCCCGCAACCACCTTCGCTCCATTtaaagtagaagtggtcacaccttttactgtgacggtgtcaaccacacccccattcaactcaaaagcaataccctgggattatgtcgtCAAGGCTCGGCaaaaagggaagactaagatagaggaatctgatgccgcataa
- the LOC138869344 gene encoding uncharacterized protein, protein MEFPICYGCGMRGHIQRHCRVFHQGAGRGIAQSASPAAAISSAPSLARGTPTPAGCGAARGGAKSSGGPSRFYAMSGRQTAEASPDIVTCILNVQSHDVYALIDLGSTLSYVTLFVAMEFGKEPEQLHEPLSVSTPVGESILATRVYRSCVVTVCGRDTRADLIQLRIVDFNVIMGMDWPYSCFAKLDCRTRTMRIEFPNESAIEWERDNVVPRVRFISYLKAAKMINKGCIYHLVRVTDTNAEALSLESVPVVNEFSNVFPDELAGIPPDREIDFGIDVMPSMQPISTTLQNGTGRTERAKGIIEGFARKSREDHAYHLRAVLQALQQHQLYAKFSKCELWLKYVVFLGHVVYREGIMVDPQKIAAGKNWPRPTSPTEIRSFLGLAVYFRRFVEGFSTLASPLTKLTQKAVKFQWSDACEKCFQEFKSKLTTAPVLTLSEDSNEGGVIVQNRAESSLVAEVKENQFNDPLLAQLKEGIYKHKTTVFSLGMDDGTLRYQDRLCVPDIDDLWGRIMAEAHTYRYSVHPGFTKMYHDLMKIYWWNNMKKDVVDFVAKYPNCQQVKAEHQRPSGLAQA, encoded by the exons ATGGAGTTTCCCATATGTtatggatgtgggatgaggggtcatattCAGAGGCATTGTCGTGTGTTCCACCAGGGAGCAGGTAGGGGCATAGCACAGTCAGCCAGCCCAGCAGCTGCTATATCTTCAGCCCCCTCTCTAGCTCGAGGTACCCCAACACCCGCAGGGTgtggtgcagctaggggtggtgcgaagagttcaggaggacccagccggttctatgctatgagtggaCGCCAGACTGCAGAGGCTTCCCCAGATATTGTTACATGTATTCTGAATGttcaatctcatgatgtgtatgcacttattgacctcGGTTCCACCCTGTCCTATGTTACCCtttttgttgctatggaattcGGGAAAGAACCAGAACAACTTCATGAACCATTATCGGTATCTACTCCGGTTGGTGAGTCAATTTTGGCTACTCGAGTTTATAGAAGTTGTGTTGTCACGGTGTGTGGTAGGGATACCAGGGCCGATCTTATTCAATTGAGAATAGTAGATtttaatgtaataatgggaatggattggccttattcatgttttgccaagcttgattgtcggactagaacCATGAGGATTGAATTTCCTAATGAGTCCGCTATTGAATGGGAGagagataatgtagtgcctagaGTCCgatttatttcctaccttaaggccgcgaagatgatcaataaggggtgtatctatcatttagttcgGGTTACGGACACCAATGCCGAGGCGCTTAGCCTTGAGTCTGtaccagttgtgaatgaattttctaatgtctttccagatgagctcGCTGGGATTCCACCagacagggagattgattttgggatcgatgtgatgccAAGCATGCAACCTATATCAACCACCCTACAGAATGGCACCGGCAGAactgaaagagctaaaggaataattgaaggatttgctagaaaaAG tcgggaggaccatgcttaccatctcagggcagttttgcaggctcttcagcaacatcaattgtatgcaaaattttcaaaatgtgaattgtgGCTTAAATATGTCgtgttcttgggtcatgttgtttacagggaaggaattatggttgatcctcaaaagattgcagcagGGAAGAATTGGCCTAGGCCTACCAGTCCAACggagattcgcagtttcttgggtttggctgtGTActtcaggagatttgtggaggggttttctactcttgcctctccattgactaaattgacccaaaaagcagttaagttccagtgGTCAGATGCTTGTGAGAAGTGCTTCCAAGAATTTAAATCAAAATTGACTACAGCACCGGTACTAACCCTGTCGGAAG actctaatgaaggaggggtaattgtgcagaatagggctgaatcatcgcttgtggcgGAGGTGAAAGAAAATCAATTCAATGATCCATTattagcacaactgaaagagggaatttataaacacaagaccacagttttttcccttggcatggatgatggtaccctacgataccaagaccgcctatgtgttcctgataTTGACGATCTTTGGggaaggatcatggcagaagctcacacttacaggtattccgtgcacccaggttttacaaaaatgtatcatgatctcatgaaaatttattggtggaacaacatgaagaaGGATGTGgtggactttgtggcaaaatatccgaattgtcagcaagtgaaggccgaacatcaaaggcctaGTGGATTGGCtcaagcatag